The genomic segment AAGCACTGGCATGCTGAGTGGGGCGTGGATGTCACCAGTCAGGCACGGGGCGGATTAGTTGCTCCGGTAGTGGATGCCTCGCCCCGCAAGGTGTATCTGCTGCAGCGAAAAGCGTCGGCGCTGGGTAAAGGGCTGAATAAAACCACCGGTTGGGTGCATCGTGCCACCATGAAGATGAAGCAGGTCGAAATGATCGCAGGGGTACAATACGACCGTATCGATGATCAGGGCTTGCATATCCGTATCGTACGTGGAGATGAGACTGAAGAGCGTCTGCTGGAAGTCGATCACATTGTGGTGTGTACCGGGCAGGAGTCCGTGAATCGGCTTTACCACGATCTAAAAGCGCTGATGACAGACGGTGTAACCGGTATTCATCTGGTGGGAGGGGCTGAATTTGCCGGTGAACTGGACGCCAAACGAGCCATTCGACAGGCCAGTGTGCTGGCCGCTTCTCTGTAGCCATTCGATTTGATCTGACTGCCGCTGGTTTTTTGATCAGACGGCAGTCTTCGCGCTTCATCCCTCTTTTATTACCAGGGGATTCTCCCCCATCTCTCCCCCATCTTGTAACTTTGTTAAGAATTAAAACCCCTATTTTTGTACATGTATTGCATCATTTTTTGATTTTTTATCATTAAGAATGGGTTTTTTATGACTTTTTGGTTCTGAATTGTATGAAATGACCGCGATTTTTTAAACTCTTGACGCTATTTTTTTGATTTTGTCGATACATGGCTTGTTGGATTTATTGATTTATGTCAGATTTTATATGCGTTTTGAGGTGCTTATGACAAATTGTGCTACATTTTTAATGTACGGTTTCTATTCAATATTATATAAAACCTATACAATAGTTGCGTCAGAGTTGTTCGAAATGATGTCTGGCATTTGATTTGGCGGTTTTTTCGTCGTGTTTTTTACTCAGAAAGTGGAACGGTTATCCGATCTGACGCTTTCTGAACTGTGAGGTGGCTATGGCTTCTGAGTACAATTTGGCGCTGGTCGCACTTTCGTACTGTATTTCTGTACTGGGTTCGTATACCGCCCTGAAACTTGCCAAAGGTATGGCCACATCGCGCCCGGAAAATCTGTGGTTCTGGGTGGTTGGATCGGCTTTTGCCTTGGGTGGGGGTGGTGTATGGGCGATGCATTTTGTCGGCATGCTGGCATTTGATACTCCGGTTGATTTTGGTTACGACCTGGGAATGACACTGGCATCATTGGTGTTGGCCGTCGTGGTTGTCGGATTGGGCTTGTATGTTGTAGGGCGTAACCCGGATAGCCTGATGCGGTTATTGAGTGCCGGTCTTATCACCGGGCTTGGTGTGGCTTCCATGCACTACACAGGAATGGAAGCGATGGTGATGCCGGGTGAAATGATTTACGACCCGGCTCTGGTCGGGGCGTCCATCCTGATTGCGGTGGGTGCTTCGATCTGTGCGTTATGGTTGGCATTTAATGTCCATACGCTGATGCTGAGAATACTCAGTGCCATGGTGATGGGAGTTGCTGTATGTGGCATGCACTATACCGGTATGGCGGCAATGCATATGAACTATAGCCATTCCCCTGCGGATGGCCTGTCGCTTTTGCAGTATAAGGCGACGCTTGACCCCGGCGTATTGGCAGTACTGATTGCTGTGGTGGTAGTGGCATTACTGTTGTCGCTGCTGGTGGGAACCATGGAAGGCTTGAAGGAGCAGGAACGTCGGGTTTCACTGCGTATTGATCGGTAAGTGCTGGAACATTGTTGGGGGCGCGTGTCCCCCGGCATAAAGTGGAACTGTCGTGGTTAGTGTGACGTTAAAAAATGGCAGTAAGGCGGTTAAATTAGCCCAACCGACTTGCTGCCACCTTCTTGTTTACCCATCCTCTGCTCTGTACCTGCACTGTGAATTTTGCCTGGCTCTGGCTGTCGGCACTCATGCCCATTCCCTGTAAAAGCCATCACTTACTATAACCTGCTAGGCTGTAAAGCAACTTTCTGATGACTGTGTAGTGGTTGCTGTTATGTGGCTTGTTCGTTCTTTCTGTCTTGGCATGGTGATGATCATTGCGGTTGATGTTGCGAACGCTGAACCCGAGTGCAACGATCGTGATGCCGTGGTCGCCAGTGACACCTTGGCAAAGAAGTTATTCAAGGCCGCTGTCGTTTTTCACCCCGCGCTGGTGTTGAAGCGCCACTGGCCCAGTCGGCAAAAAGAAGTTGCCAGTTATATTCAGGCTGGCGAAAAGAAGTACAGTATCTATACGCTGGTTTCTCCTGATTGCCAGGCGCATTTTATCAAGCGTACCCGCCAGAACGACTGAGTTTCATTGTAGCGGCTTTCCCCTTTTGCAGACGGCTTTGCAGATTCCTGATTTTGTTGTTGTATAATACTGTATAGGTTTTTGGTCTTGATTGTGGTGTATCAATCACCGAATGACAGCAGCGCTTTAAGGGAGTGTTTTATGAAACCGGTTATTTTTATGGTTGTTCTTACCACTGCCTCTGTGGGGCTTCTCGGGTGCAGCAGCATCACCGTTCAGGAGTACGTTGCCAACACGCCGACATTGATACCCAAGACATTTTTTAATGGGCGGCTATGCGCGGATGGTATCGTAAAAGATTATCGCGGCAGGGTGACCCGCCATTTTAATGCCCGCATCTTGGCCAGTTGGGATTCAGCGGGCATCGGTACCCTGGATGAAGTTTTTCAGTTTGCTGATCGGCATCTGGGGGATTATGAAAAACGCATCTGGACCCTCGTGCCGGATCGTGATGGAGCCTATATGGCGACGGCTAATGACGTGGTGGAGCCAGCTCGCATGACCTTTGCTGGTAACAGTTTGCATATGAACTACCTGTTGAACTACGGTGCGGATGACGATCAGATCACGCTGCGTATGGATGACTGGATGTTTCTGGTGAACGAGAAAACCATCGTCAACGAAACCCGTATGAGTAAATGGGGATTGACGCTTGGCCATGTGCTGCTGACTATTCGCAAGGCACATCCTGCCGATTTGTGTCTCGCAGGAGGTTCTGCTGCGGCTGCAACCGAGCGGGTGTCGATGTAACGGACGGTGGCCGTGATTGGATCACACGTTATCCGGGGGACAAGGTGATTGGATAGTCTTGCAGAAGTACTACTGGTTTGTTCATTGTTGCTCTGAATTAATATTTCTCAATATAAGTTCAATTTATTTCGTTTTTTCTCATAAATAAATCCTGCCAGAATCAGCATTAATTTCATGATTCAGAGAAAAAACATGACGAAGTTTCATATTCCTGGTTTCCCTCGTATTGGTGAACAACGCCAGCTTAAACGTGGATTGGAAGGTTATTGGGCTGGTGACGTCAGTCAGCCAGAGTTGCTGTCGATAGCAACCCGCATCCGTGAGTCCAATTGGCAACGTCAGCTTGCCGCTGGCGTTGATTGGCTCACGGTCGGGGATTTTGCTCTTTACGATCACGTACTGAATACGTCGGTACTGCTGGGACATTTACCAGAACGGGTAAAAACCACGGATAATCGGATTGATCAGATGTTTCTGACGGCCAGGGGACGGGCACCGTCAGGAACACCCTGCCACGCTGCGGAAATGACCAAATGGTTTGATACCAATTACCATTATCTGGTGCCTGAGTGTCGCGCTGACGATACCTTCCAGTTGCAGCCTGAGTGGTTGCTGGATGAGATCCGCGCCGCCCAGGCGCTGACTGATCAGGTTAAACCGGTCATTCTTGGTCCGATGACGTATCTCTTTCTGGCTAAAAGTGCAGAGGGTGTTGATCGATTGAGCCTGTTGCCACGACTTTTACCGATTTACAGTGAGTTGTTCTGTTTGTTGAAAGAACAAGGTATCGACTGGGTGCAGCTGGATGAGCCTGTACTGGCGCTGGATCTGCCAGATGACTGGCGGCAAGCATTTGAACCGGCTTATCACAGCCTGCGTTTTGGCGGTCTGAATATCCTTCTGGCCAGTTATTTTGGCAGCCTGGAACGTAATCAGTCTGTGGCGCTGGGGTTACCGGTGCAGGGGCTTCATATCGATCAGGTGGCAGGAACCGATGATCTTGGCGCGCTGGTGGATAAGCTGGGGCCTTACAAGGTGCTGTCTGTTGGCGCTATCTCGGGGCGCAATATCTGGCGTACGGATCTGGATGCCTGTTACCGCTTGTTGAAGCCGGTCGCTGAACAACTTGGCGATCGTCTCTGGGTTTCGACCTCCTGTTCGTTACTGCATGTACCCTATGATGTTGATAATGAAGCCGAAACGGACGGGCGTATGACTCCGGCGGTATTACCCTGGTTGGCATTTGCACAGCAAAAACTGGAAGAGGGCAGTCTATTACGTGACGGGCTCAACACCGCAGCGACATTAAACCGCCTGGCCTGGCAGCAGCAAGCAGACTGTATTACTGATCGCCACGAGTCGCTCATGGTTCACAAGCCTGCGGTCAAGTTGGTGGCACAAACGGCGGCCAGCCAGCAGTGGCAACGCAGCCTGCCGTATGAGCAGCGAGCTGAGTGTCAGCAAGCGCGCTGGCAGTTGCCGTTATTGCCGACAACAACGATTGGCTCATTTCCTCAAACGGCTGAGATTCGTCAGTTGCGCCAACGGTTTCGCCAGGGCGATATCAACCCATCGGTCTATCATCAGGGCTTGCTGACGGAAATAGAACACTGCATCCGGGTTCAGGAGGACATCGGCCTGGACGTACTGGTGCATGGCGAAGCCGAACGTAACGATATGGTGGAATATTTTGGTGAGTTGCTGGAGGGCATTGCTGTATCGAGCCATGGCTGGGTACAAAGTTATGGCTCCCGTTGTGTCAAACCGCCGCTGATTTTTGGGGATATTGAGCGACTGCAACCCATGACGGTGGAATGGAGTCGTTATGCGGCCAGCCTGAGTGAGCGTCCGGTGAAAGGAATGTTGACCGGTCCAGTGACCTTGCTGAAATGGGCGTTTGTTCGTGATGACCAACCCTGGTCTCAAACCGCCTATCAGCTTGCGGCTGCCCTGAGAGTCGAAATTGCCGAACTGGAAGCTGCTGGAATCGGCATGATCCAGGTGGATGAACCGGCATTACGTGAGGCATTACCATTAAAGCAGGCCGAGCGGGCGGATTATCTGGCCTGGGCCGTCAATAGCTTCCGTTATGCAACCACCGCTGTTGCTGCTGAGACCCAGATTCACACGCACATGTGTTACGCCGATTTTGACGATATTCTGCCAGCGATCGAAGCTATGGATGCCGATGTTATTACGCTGGAGACCGCGCGTTCAGCGAGTAAATTGCTGGGCGGCCTGGCCAGTCGGCCTTATCACAATGGTATTGGCCCAGGTGTTTATGATATTCACAGCCCGAATGTACCGGATACTGAGGCGATGGCTTCGATATTGAGAGCAGCGGCTGCCGTTGTACCGCTACGCAACCTTTGGGTGAACCCGGATTGCGGCTTGAAAACCCGTCGTTGGGAAGAGGTGAAACCTGCACTCAAGGCGATGGTACAGGTTGCGCAGACGTTGCGGGAGCAAGGGCTGGATACGATCAGTCATGCCGGGCTTGGCGGCGAAGCAGCTTCCCGGCAAGTTCATGAAAGTCTGATCGGTCATACAGAGGATGATCCTTGTCCCTCTCACGCACGCTGCGTGCCGTAGTCGCAAGTTGTTCGTCTGGACGGGGCTGCCCTGGTCAGTCCTGCTCCAGATCCTGTTCGGGTAGTTTGTCGGTGAGTCCATGCTGTTTGGCCCACAGCTGTAGCATGATCAGTACGCGTTCATCGCAGGTCAGTTGGTGATGAAACAACTGGTCTGTGGCTTCCGCCAGTGCTGGTTGGTCGGTGATTTCTTCACTATGGTTGCCGAGTTCGATACTGAGTTCGCGATTGCAAGCCTCATAGATTTTGGTCAGCAGAGGTTCGATGCGCTCGGGATCATCGGTCATTAACCAGGTTTGTTCCAGGTCATTCTCAAGCTCACGCACAATTGCCCAGGTAGTTTCCCCGCGCTGATAGAGGGTATCTTGACTGATGCCATGTATATCTTCGAGAGCATAGTCCCAGTCATTCCAGCCATCATCGGGTTGGATGAGTGTTGTCTTGATCAAGCCATCCGCCATTGACCAGGCAATGGCAATGGGATGCGCTTCTTCCTCGTAGGAGCTGGCGTCAACAGCAATAAAATGTGGATAGGCCACAGCTACCTCTTATCTGAAAACCGGGAAGTGGAATGTACGGTTTGCAGCGACTGGCAGCAACCGAATTTATTACCAAAATACCTCTATCTCCGGCTTGCAGACCGCTTGATTGACTTTACGAGGGGCGAATATCAGGTTCTTGTCGCAGTAGCGTATCCAGGGTATCGATCACTTCCGACCAGTCGGCATCCTCGTTGAGTGATTCGCTCAGGAACTGCTGTTGTGACGTCGTAAAAAAGGACAATTCTGAGAGCTGGGAATGTTGGCCAATAGGTTTGTGACGATCAATAAAAGTACTGATTTCCGTTTCGCTGTGTGGTAAGCCAAGCTGGCGAAACAAATCAGTCAGCGTATGAATGGGCGTGTGCATGCGGGCCACCTTCTCGTTGTATAGATGACTCAGTGAGACCAAAAATTACCGGTGAAGTTCATATTGGGGGCCAGACTGCAGTGCTCGGCGTAATGCTCTGGGGGATTGACCGAACCAGCGGCGGCAGGCACGGCCAAAGTTTGCCGGGTTATCGTAACCCAGTTGTTGTGCCAGTAATCGCAGTGGCAGATCTGCTTGTTCGATACCCTGAAGTGCCAGTGAGCTGCGGTGCAATTCCTGTAATGACTGGTAACGTGTTCCCAGATTAGCGAGTTTGCGATTGAGGGTGCGGCTGCTGATCTGCAATGCTTTGGCACAGGCATCGACGCCAGGCGCGTCAGGTTCTCTTTGTAACCATTGCCAGACCTGGACTCCGGCATCATCGTTGCTGGCAGGCTGGTTGGACAGGCGTTGCAGGCATTGACGGCGCGCCTTTATCGACGGAATCGTTGACGGACGTTGGTCAGAGGAAGGCAAGGTCAGTGTCAGAGTCTGGCGGAGCGTATTCAGGGAGGTCAGCTGGCTATCAACCAGGCCAAGGTCGATCATGCCTCTGAGCAGCCGGGCGTTGATATACCCCAACATGTATTGATGCAGGTCGTTTTTGACTCTGGCTGGTAGTTCATCCGAAAGCTCTGGAGCAATGCTGATCGTAAGATTGAGGGTGCTTGCTGTTGCTGCCATTTTGATGTCGAGCCATGGTATTGACAGCCGGGTATAGCGCATCCACCAGGACGCCATTTCCAGTCCGTCAATACTGGCCTGAAGAATCTGGAAGAGCATTTCCTGATCGGCTGGCCCCAGCTGATCTCCATGCTGTGTGCTCATCGCGGCTATATCAACGTGTTCAAGCAGCTGTTGTAGTGAGCCTGATAATAAGGTCGACACCGGAGTGGCCAGGGCTGGGTTGCCGATCGGGTGTGCCCGATTGAGAAGACGCAAGACTTCCCAGGGAGCACGGCTAGGCATGAGTGCTGCAATGTAGGGTGTGGAAAACGCGCATCGCTAGAGATCTTCCAGATTTAACTTGATGGTGGCGGTGAAGCAGGATGAATCATCCGTCCAGAGAATATGGCCGTTGATCTCCATATCGACAATTTCTTCGCAGATTCCTTGCAAGAGTCGAGGCCAGGGTGCGTGCGGTGGCGGTTGGGTTCCAGCGCGCAACGCAACGGTCATGCTCAGCGTCTGATTGTGCAGTGCGAGTGCGAGTGCTGGTGTGGCATCACTTTTTCTGGATGGTTTTATCAGTAAATGTTCAAGCAGAAATTCAATCAATGCCAGTTTGACATCAATAATCAGAGATAGTGGTGTCGTCAGAGCAGCCGTTGATTTCGCCCGAGTCAGGTAGCGTTGGATAAATTGCACCAGGTCGACAGATTGCTTCGCTGGGCCTGTGAGCACATTAAACGCGTGAATGGTCACATTTAGTGGCGCCGCGAGGGTCGGTTCAGCAGCCTTCGCGGCAGTTTCAAGCGAAGGGGTGACCAGTGACAACAGTGAAGGACGTTGTCGGTTGGCCATCTGGTGGCGCAGGTGGTCACACTCTCGTCGCAAACGATCGAGATCGCTGCTTTGCACCATGCCCAGATGCTGGAATTCGTCCTGTTGCTGGCGTAATGCCGTTTCCATTCGAAGATTCAATTCTTGCAGCTGTTTGCGGGCATAATATTCAGCGGTATGGTCAACACTGCAAATCAGTACTTCTTCCGGGCGATTATTGTGAAAGCGGATAGCCTGGAAACTGATATCAAACACACCTTCCTGGCCGTTGAACTTGAGTAATGAAAACTTGCCCTGCACTCGTTTGATACGTCCTTGCAGCAGCTGGTAAACGCGCTCTCGCTGTTCAACACCAGTATCAGAGTTCAAGCGTTCCAATATTGCATGCAACGGATTGTCGATACGGTTCAGCGCTTCCTGGTCTGTGCGTAACTGATAACAAAAATTGCGGTTGGTTTCCATCCGGTCTTCTCGAACCAGATAACGGCAGAAGCCCATTGTTGTGTTTTCAATTGCCATATTGAGATGATTATGAGTATCTTCCAGCTCGATTCTGGCCTGATCACGCAACTGCATGTCACTGAGTAATGATTGGCGCATTTGTTCGATGGCAAAGGCAAGGGCATCCAGCTCATCCCGTTTTTCCGGAGCAACGCGGGAACGATGCTGAAGTGCAACAGGGTGGTCGGGGGTTTGAATCGAAAAGGTTCTGGCCCAGTCTGACAGTGAGCGTATATGACGGGTAATCAGATGATGGATCAATAACAGCAAAATCAGTGAGATGGCGATGGTTTGGCACAACTGTACCAATAACATGTTAAACGCACGGGTTTCGAGTTGTTGGCGCAGCTGCTCATAACTGCCGAGAATGGTCAGAGTTGCAAGAAAAGTCTGATTCCCCTTCTCTTCATAATAGACTTCAAACTGGTGGCGGATATCGATTTCGCCGGGTTTGAGCCCCGTTTCTATGTAGCCGAAGTCAGCGCTGTCGATGGCAATGTACTCAACGCCGTCAAAATTGAGCATCCCTTCAAGTTGAGTGCGCAACTGTTCGGCATCAAAATTCCAGAGGCTGATTGCGAGGCTGTTTTCATAGCTGGCTTCCAGCTTTACCAAATTGTTTTGCAGTCGCTGGGTGCCTCGCTGATAGTCGTCAATCAGTATCCAGCCATAGGAAAGCATGGCAATCAGGAAATTTGCCAGCAGCAGATATGAGAGCAGTTGTCTTCCTATCCGCGTGCCAAATGCCGCAGAAAATTGCTCAATCAAATGTCAACTCCATGATTTTCTCCGGATGTTACTCAGAATAATGCTCTGGGAGTACTGATCGCTATTTGGCCAGCTTTCAGGTCTGGGTCAAGTAGCGATTTGCTTGTCGTCGGTATAAAAATTTCCTGGCCAAACCAAGTTGCCATTACAAGCCGCCATTAGTGGGAACCCTTTGGTCAGTATTTTCAGCAGGGCCATGTCCTGATGGGTTTTGCAGACCGATTTGGCACTTTTTTGATGCTGTTCAACGTAATGGGGCAGAGCCTCCGTACCAGCGCCAAGCTGAAACCGGCCAGCCAGCAGGAACGGTTGGTAATAGTATCAGGGATTACCTAACTGTAGCCCAGCTAACGTTTTTTTGTTGTCTGGCGATGAAAGAAGCGTGCCATACCGGCATCCACAAATCAGGGTGACTGGCTCAACTTGACCTGCCACAAGTTTGTTAAATGTCTTTTTTTTGGGGCGTTGAATGCTTGATTTGCATCAAAATTGTGCACCAGAAGGCAGGTACTCTGCACTCATCTATCAAGCGCACGGAATCAAGGAGTGCAAAATGAAACTGATCAAAACTTTGCTGGCCACTGCTATTGCGGTATCTGCTATCCCGGCCATGGCTTACGAAGCAGGTGATATTATCGTCAAGGCGGGTCTGGTTCAGGTCAAGCCTAAGGATGATCCCATTGAAGGTACTAACTATCAGATTGAGGATGACACTCAGCTGGGTCTGACTCTGACCTATATGGCGACCCCGCAGGTCGGTGTGGAACTGTTGGCGGCGACTCCTTTTGAACATGAAGTCACTTCCAATGGCAACAAGGTTGCGACAACCAAACAGTTGCCACCGACGATTTCTGTCCAGTATTACCCGTTATCTCCGGAATCAGCACTTCAGCCCTATGTTGGTCTGGGTTTGAACCACACATTCTTCTTTGATGAAGGTATGGCGGCAAAGCACTTGGATAAGAGCACCGGTTTGGCTTATTCTTTGGGCGTTAACTATGATATAGATGCTAGCTGGTTAGCGAATATTGCTTTATACAAAATTGATATTGATTCCAAACTTAATGATGCTCTGGACGTAGAAATTGATCCTCTGGTCATATTAGTGACTGCTGGCTATAAATTCTGACCGCAGTAATCATATGTTTTTTTAAAAAAGCGGCTATTGCCGCTTTTTTAATGCCCAAATGAATGGGAATACCCTTAAGGAAAAAGCATCAAACCGGTTGATGATAAGTCTACAAAATGGTCGCCGCTATACCGGAATCGAGTTGACGAGTCTGTGCTTGCAGCATCTGGGTGTCCAGGGGAGTCTTTGTTGTCATGGATGCCTGGGTCAGGGCATTGAACCAGTCATGACCTTGAATAATACCCATATATTCATTTTTGACAATAACTTCAGAGCCGCGCCCTGGCGTATATTCGATCACAATTGAATCGCCTTGTTGAAGGCGGGTATCCAGCATTTTTACCAAGGCATTCAGTCGACTTTCCAGTTTTGCCAAATGCTCCCACTCAGTGGCTATTGTAATGGCGTCATAAAGAGATATTCCCACTCCTCGGCCACTGATAAGGTCTGATTTAACCGTCAGTTCCAGGCGCTGTATACCGGCGCTGGACTGGTCATTATAAATAGAGCTGGTATACGCATCTGTGATATAAAAATAATCACGTGATGATGAGTTTTTCAGTTGCAGGGTATGGTTGCCATCTAATGAGGTAACCGGGGTGTTATCGGCCATGCAGGCTGCTGAAAGAAAAGGCAGTATGGCAATTGCCAATAGGTGATTTTTCATATTCCATTACCTCTCATTGTTTATTGTTTTCTCCTTTCTCACATCTGAATCTACGCTCTGTGATGATTAATCGCAATTACATTTTTTTTCACAATGGCTTTGTTTCCGCTTGTTACCTTAGGTGACAAGTAGAATATAAGATGGATGGTGGCATCCGGGGGGATGTGTTTCGTACAGTAGCAATGACGTGTTTTTCGAGATTTTTCTGATAATAAATATTGTTGCTTTCCTGCGGCTGTAAAAAGTACACACCAATCATCTTGTTGCTGGCTGAGTCTATCTGTCAGTTGTCTGGCGTATCTCCTGACAAGTCTGTGCTCATTCTGCGTGAGCACTACGGCCATGTACGGCGAGTTTCAGACTTGATCAGAAGTTTGTCAGGATTTGTTATAAGGCCTGCCACATTATTGATATGTGGGGGTGGCTACTGCCGGTCATGTGATGGGTGATGCAGGGTTACATTCCTACCAGACGCATAAACTCGCTGCGGGTGGCGGCATTGTTGCGGAAGTCACCTTTCATAACGGAAGTGCGCATCATGGAGTTCTGTTTTTGCACCCCTCGCATCATCATGCACATATGCTGCGCTTCCATGATGACCCCCACACCTCGACAACCGGTGACTTCTTCGACGGCTTCAGCGATTTGCTTGGTCATGTTTTCCTGGATTTGCAGGCGGCGAGCAAACAGGTCGACGATGCGGGCAAATTTTGATAACCCGAGTACCTTGCCGTTGGGCAGATAACCAATATGACAACGCCCGATAAAGGGCAGCACATGATGTTCACACAAAGAGTAAAACTCGATGCCCTGCACCGCGACCATCTCGTCATTGTCACTGGTAAAAACGGCACCATTGACGACCTCTTCGAGATTGGCGTCATAGCCACTGGTCAGGAACTGCATGGCTTTGGCGGCACGCTTGGGTGTATCCAGCAAGCCTTCGCGGGTGATGTCTTCCCCCAGTTCGGTCAGAACCTCACTGTAAAGGATTTCGAGTTTTGACATGTTTTATCCAGATTTCCGAAATACCTGAGCACTATACTCAATTAATAAATAGTTATACAAGGTGGTTGCTTGTACACGTTGTGTTTGCTGTATTGCCAATGATCTGTGGCACATTCAGTTGGATCCAGTCTGGGCTGATACTCTCTGGCAGATAACCAGTAGACCAGAACTGACTCAGATGTTTTGCGTCTGCAATGCCACGGGTTTGATACAAATAGAGATGACCGATAGCGGTTTTAGTGTCGGTCTGCAGTGCCGCTCCCAATAAGTGGTTTACCCTGCGAGCAATCGCCGCGCCGGAGTCTACCCAGTTGATCGACGGCCAGAGCAAGGTCAGATATGGCCGTAGCAGTGGAAAATGGGTGCAACCCAGTACGATATGGCTAGGGCAAGGCGATTGTTCCACCCAGGGAGAAAGGTGTTGCCTGATTCGTTCTGCCATTACGTCGTGGATGCTGTCGGGTGAGCGGATCAGGGTTTCGGCCCACTCAACCAGTGGTCGGCTACCTAGCCGTCTTACCTCACAATGCCCGGCAAAGTCCTTTACCAGTTGATCTGTATAAGAGCGACCAATAGTCGCCGGCGTTGCCAACAGCCCGATAACGCCGTTCGCTGATTGTTCTGCGGCCGTTTTGATGGCGGGAACGACGCCCACTACAGGAATATCCAGTACCTGGCGGAGTGAGTCCAGTGCCAGTGTACTGGCAGTGTTGCAAGCAATAACCAGCAGTTTTACCGGCAGCGCACGAACCGCTTGCTGACACAAGCACACAATCCGTCGGGTCAGGGCCAGATCCTCGTGAGTACCATAAGGAAAGGCGGCAGTATCCATTAGATAGTGGACTGTCAGATCGGGACGTAATTGATGTATTTCCCTGACGATACTAAGGCCACCAACACCGGAGTCAAAAACCAGAATCAAAGACAGTTACCAGGCGAGATTTAAACAGAGTGGCGGGCAGTTTAACAAATTTCATCCGATGTAGCTGCGTGTTTGGGTGATGAGCCGTTACCTGATGGACGGGATCGCGCGCACAATCGGGACGTTGTGCGCGCTGGATCTGACGAGCCGGATTACTCTGGATTCAGTATCAGGGTGAATTCCACTGGTACAACCTGACTGATGGATGCCAGGCTGGCGACGTTTCGTAGCGCCTCGATAC from the Candidatus Thalassolituus haligoni genome contains:
- a CDS encoding DUF2789 family protein, whose amino-acid sequence is MHTPIHTLTDLFRQLGLPHSETEISTFIDRHKPIGQHSQLSELSFFTTSQQQFLSESLNEDADWSEVIDTLDTLLRQEPDIRPS
- a CDS encoding chalcone isomerase family protein, with protein sequence MKNHLLAIAILPFLSAACMADNTPVTSLDGNHTLQLKNSSSRDYFYITDAYTSSIYNDQSSAGIQRLELTVKSDLISGRGVGISLYDAITIATEWEHLAKLESRLNALVKMLDTRLQQGDSIVIEYTPGRGSEVIVKNEYMGIIQGHDWFNALTQASMTTKTPLDTQMLQAQTRQLDSGIAATIL
- a CDS encoding helix-turn-helix domain-containing protein, coding for MPSRAPWEVLRLLNRAHPIGNPALATPVSTLLSGSLQQLLEHVDIAAMSTQHGDQLGPADQEMLFQILQASIDGLEMASWWMRYTRLSIPWLDIKMAATASTLNLTISIAPELSDELPARVKNDLHQYMLGYINARLLRGMIDLGLVDSQLTSLNTLRQTLTLTLPSSDQRPSTIPSIKARRQCLQRLSNQPASNDDAGVQVWQWLQREPDAPGVDACAKALQISSRTLNRKLANLGTRYQSLQELHRSSLALQGIEQADLPLRLLAQQLGYDNPANFGRACRRWFGQSPRALRRALQSGPQYELHR
- a CDS encoding MHYT domain-containing protein encodes the protein MASEYNLALVALSYCISVLGSYTALKLAKGMATSRPENLWFWVVGSAFALGGGGVWAMHFVGMLAFDTPVDFGYDLGMTLASLVLAVVVVGLGLYVVGRNPDSLMRLLSAGLITGLGVASMHYTGMEAMVMPGEMIYDPALVGASILIAVGASICALWLAFNVHTLMLRILSAMVMGVAVCGMHYTGMAAMHMNYSHSPADGLSLLQYKATLDPGVLAVLIAVVVVALLLSLLVGTMEGLKEQERRVSLRIDR
- a CDS encoding DUF3833 domain-containing protein; its protein translation is MKPVIFMVVLTTASVGLLGCSSITVQEYVANTPTLIPKTFFNGRLCADGIVKDYRGRVTRHFNARILASWDSAGIGTLDEVFQFADRHLGDYEKRIWTLVPDRDGAYMATANDVVEPARMTFAGNSLHMNYLLNYGADDDQITLRMDDWMFLVNEKTIVNETRMSKWGLTLGHVLLTIRKAHPADLCLAGGSAAAATERVSM
- a CDS encoding OmpW family protein is translated as MKLIKTLLATAIAVSAIPAMAYEAGDIIVKAGLVQVKPKDDPIEGTNYQIEDDTQLGLTLTYMATPQVGVELLAATPFEHEVTSNGNKVATTKQLPPTISVQYYPLSPESALQPYVGLGLNHTFFFDEGMAAKHLDKSTGLAYSLGVNYDIDASWLANIALYKIDIDSKLNDALDVEIDPLVILVTAGYKF
- the metE gene encoding 5-methyltetrahydropteroyltriglutamate--homocysteine S-methyltransferase, whose amino-acid sequence is MTKFHIPGFPRIGEQRQLKRGLEGYWAGDVSQPELLSIATRIRESNWQRQLAAGVDWLTVGDFALYDHVLNTSVLLGHLPERVKTTDNRIDQMFLTARGRAPSGTPCHAAEMTKWFDTNYHYLVPECRADDTFQLQPEWLLDEIRAAQALTDQVKPVILGPMTYLFLAKSAEGVDRLSLLPRLLPIYSELFCLLKEQGIDWVQLDEPVLALDLPDDWRQAFEPAYHSLRFGGLNILLASYFGSLERNQSVALGLPVQGLHIDQVAGTDDLGALVDKLGPYKVLSVGAISGRNIWRTDLDACYRLLKPVAEQLGDRLWVSTSCSLLHVPYDVDNEAETDGRMTPAVLPWLAFAQQKLEEGSLLRDGLNTAATLNRLAWQQQADCITDRHESLMVHKPAVKLVAQTAASQQWQRSLPYEQRAECQQARWQLPLLPTTTIGSFPQTAEIRQLRQRFRQGDINPSVYHQGLLTEIEHCIRVQEDIGLDVLVHGEAERNDMVEYFGELLEGIAVSSHGWVQSYGSRCVKPPLIFGDIERLQPMTVEWSRYAASLSERPVKGMLTGPVTLLKWAFVRDDQPWSQTAYQLAAALRVEIAELEAAGIGMIQVDEPALREALPLKQAERADYLAWAVNSFRYATTAVAAETQIHTHMCYADFDDILPAIEAMDADVITLETARSASKLLGGLASRPYHNGIGPGVYDIHSPNVPDTEAMASILRAAAAVVPLRNLWVNPDCGLKTRRWEEVKPALKAMVQVAQTLREQGLDTISHAGLGGEAASRQVHESLIGHTEDDPCPSHARCVP
- the folE gene encoding GTP cyclohydrolase I FolE — protein: MSKLEILYSEVLTELGEDITREGLLDTPKRAAKAMQFLTSGYDANLEEVVNGAVFTSDNDEMVAVQGIEFYSLCEHHVLPFIGRCHIGYLPNGKVLGLSKFARIVDLFARRLQIQENMTKQIAEAVEEVTGCRGVGVIMEAQHMCMMMRGVQKQNSMMRTSVMKGDFRNNAATRSEFMRLVGM